From Canis lupus familiaris isolate Mischka breed German Shepherd chromosome 16, alternate assembly UU_Cfam_GSD_1.0, whole genome shotgun sequence, one genomic window encodes:
- the TCIM gene encoding transcriptional and immune response regulator — translation MIFATDSLESPGAEFPKILTSMKAKPSRQASVMSTSLRVSPSIHGYHFDTASRKKAVANIFENIDQEALQRLFKNSGDKKAEERAKIIFAIDQDLEEKTRALMALKKRTKDKLFQFLKLRKYSIKVH, via the coding sequence ATGATTTTTGCCACAGACTCTCTGGAGAGCCCGGGAGCTGAATTCCCGAAGATCCTCACATCGATGAAAGCAAAGCCAAGCCGCCAAGCCAGCGTCATGTCCACCTCGCTGCGAGTTAGCCCGTCCATCCACGGCTACCACTTCGACACGGCCTCGCGGAAGAAGGCAGTGGCCAACATCTTTGAAAACATAGACCAAGAAGCTCTACAGAGACTTTTCAAAAACTCTGGGGacaagaaggcagaggagagagctAAGATCATTTTTGCCATAGATCAAGATCTGGAGGAGAAAACGCGAGCCCTGATGGCCCTGAAGAAGAGGACGAAAGACAAGCTTTTCCAATTTCTGAAACTGCGGAAATATTCCATCAAGGTTCACTGA